In the genome of Torulaspora globosa chromosome 2, complete sequence, the window GATGGCTACCAAGCTTCGCGAGGCTCGGACCTAATACGATTCTGATCTTCCTCGCGGTCGAGCAACTGCGGAAATACAGGGTCGGCATGAGCGGTTAGTTCAACACGCCGTGTATCTTTCGCAGCACGTCGTCTGCACTTTCTTTCATCCAGTCTACGTCGTTCAGGATTCGGTCGATGCCAGCATCTCCCTTCGCGCCGTTGTTCTCCCGCGCAAGCTTGACTCGGGCGCGCTGGTCGTCGTGCTGGCAGACAAGACCGCTGGTCTCGAGCAACAGCTGGGCGTTCCACTCGAACGGCACGTAGTATAACACGCGGTTCAGCGTCTCGTAGTATATAACGTGTTCGTACAGCGACCATATTAATAGACAACTAGACTTCAGGATCTTCAGCGCCATGTCATCTCGGTTCCTGTAGGCGTCCAGATCGCTCTCGACAATATCAATGAGACATCTGCTGCTCAGTCGACACCTGTGTTTACCAACAACAGGCCCCGCCAGCTTCAATGCATAGCCATTCTCGTTTTCGTCATACCCGGAGACAAGATGATATTCAGCTTGGCATGAATACGCAGCTTCCATCTGTCTGTCCCCCACCTCCACGTAAACTTGCTGGTTGAATCCGTTCATTCGTTGATCATCCAAATCGCATGCAAAATGGTTGTTAATGCACAGCAGCTTGTTAAGGCTCAGTAATTGCGCGAACAGTAGTTCCAGAAACGACGGCCTTTCAGTGCCAGAAAAATCCATAGCCAGAACATTCCCTACCCGCTTGCATATTCTATGTAGGACCGACTTTGAGAAATTACCAAGCGGCCAAGCCCGCCTTTCCACTAGATACTGGTCGATATTCACTAAGCAAATGAAGCTGCTCAAAAGATCATCCTTCTCATAAACATCATTCAGCATGACTTCAAGCACCACTTCATCAACACTTCGCCCCTCTTCGCCCGATGCCCTGCTCTCCACCAAATTCAATAATCGAATATAAAAATTAACCCACTTTACTTCCCAGTTCTTATCGAAgtttatcttcttcctcagcgaCTCAAGGATACGAATGTACCTGTCCATAAAGCAGGCCATAAAATGCTGCGGACCATACAGCACAACATGCAGAAATAAATAAACTGTGAAATGCTTGATAAACATCTCACTGTGAAAATGCCAGCCGTACGAGTCGCCAATGACCAATTTCGCCAGCAGCGATTTGCTCAGAAATTTTGAACCAGCTGTCCCGTTCTTCGACGCTCCATCACAATAACTATCCACAACATGATTGTAAATTTTCAAGTAATCTAAACCAGGAATATCAAAATAAAAGTTCAATATGCAAATCAACAACAGCAATTGATTATTCTCCACCATAGACTCTAAACTGAACTGCGAAATAAACAAATCCAGTTCCCTTCCCTCGATATCTCGCACGTTTTCCCACGTCACATAGATCTCTAGAGACTTCGAGATCAACTTCCTAAAATGCTCAAAAGACTCCTCTAACAGTCTCAAATCAATTTTGTAGTTATTGACATAGAATGATCCagcatcttcatcaataaCAAATAAATAAAACTTATCaagaatcttcaaaatccttGTCGGACTGTCCAGTTTCCTCACCTGCATATCACTTCTCCCCACATGTGCATCCTCCAAAAGCCTATCATAGACGGCACATAGCGAAGAGATCCGTTCCTTCGCATATTTAATATTATCAAACAGCACCTTCATCTCTTGCGATCTCTGCGGCGGGTTCACATAATCGACATGGCACTCGACTCCTTTCTTAACACAGCTCGAACAAGGCTCAGGCCTTCTAATGAAAGAATCACACTTGATCTTATTTTTTCGACATCTAGCACAGGATCTCAGAGGCTTTTTCTCAGAAGGAACTACCATCTAGTATCCAATCCAAACCCACTCAACGTTATCTCAcctttccaaattttccaagtgCAGAATCCACTGCAATCCAACCAGATCAATATTATATACCTgcttgccaagaaataatcTCTCAGACGCTTCTTATATGACGACATTTTTAGTATGGAGTAGCTCGGAAAAATCGATTATAACAATTCTGATAGGATTTTAACAAGATGAGCACTAAAACATGGTCTGTTCACGACTCATGGCGAGAAATAAGACACTGATAACAGACGATGTCAAGGGTAGCCCAGCTGGACTCGACTGCCTTAGATCAGGAACTGCATAGCCTGTTCAGAACCGAATTGTCGCAGAATCTGGATATACATAAGAACGAGGAAGAGTGGCATTTCGTTCTGGACACTTTGgtgttcttctttggctccaagttcttccaaaaaGCACACCAAACCAAGACTTATGGGTCGGAATTGAGCGGGGTGACATACAACTGCAAAAGACGCACTCTGTACATTGTTGCTATTTTATCCAGCTATCTGGGGTCCAAGATATCAAAGAAGGTGTATTCGACAACGGATGGTACGGTGTGGAGCCGCCTCAAACCACTGTACGTGTATCTGAGCCACTTCTACTCGGCAGCCGACTTGGTTAATTTCGCCTGTTTCCTGCTATCAACAGGCCAAAGCGACTTTAAATATCTCACCCCGATTCATCGGCTTCTCGGGGcgtcttcatcaactgACACATACAATCCGGTCAGCTTCTATCACAACACAGTGTATGCCGGAATAGAGTTCCAAAACAGACAGCTGTTATGGAATGCTATTCTAGAGTTTTTCAACGCTACGCTCCTTAACAACGCCAGATGGCTCAATGGCAGGCGACAGCGTCCTTCTACGACAAAAATGTCCGCGCAACTCCCAGAAATATGCGCAAGATGTCAAGAGCTTCCCACAAATCCCTTCCAAATCCAGTGCTGCCAGGCCAATTATTGCTATGTTTGTGTCATCAGAGCTATAGATTCCAAGTGCTGCGATAATTGCAGCTCCTCGACCAATTTACGAGCAGAGCCAATCTACTAActgcttcatcaatagcCAACCACCTATTTAATGGATTTACTGTCACTTACTATATATGTCACATGACAGAAGCTTACACAGTGAGATTAAAAAATCTGTTAGTATACGTTGAATTACTAGAACAACTCCGATCCAAAGGTCAAATAGGAGGGCCTTTAAGCTCTCATTTAGCTCTTCATTTGGTGGCAATGCTGCCGAGATTCTTAACATGTCATTCCCTTCACAATACTTTGCATCGTTCGTTATACAGTACTACGTTAGTAAAGGTACCGAGAACCAGATCATTCAGCGACTCAACAGATCATTCTGCAGAGAAAGTATTGGGTATAATACAGAATTCGAAAAAACTCGTCAATAATGAAAAGCCTGCATTCAGAGACTACTGGAAATTCGTGTCGACCACTAAAAACACCGCGAATTCGGTTCTGCGCAGAATACCAATTGACTCCATAGCTCAGTTTGTTAACGCAAATAAGCTCAATTCTTCAACCGTAAGGGGATTTTATAGACGAGAAATGATTTACAACCTCCACTGCGACTTTCAAAAAATCCAAGAACTAGCTGAAAAACTGCATATCGACCCAGAGTTAATCAAGTCGAAAACGGACATTCTAGCCTTTTGCATAAATGACTCGATAAAGACTAAGGACATTATGATCGCCGTTGAAGTATATCTTCTTTACTACAAGCTGTATGAAACAGAGCCTCTAAACAACGATCTGTGCCAATCAATAATCTCGGCCTTGGCATTTGAAAACCCCCGCTACGACCACATACAtttgctgaaatttttggAGTTGGACCATTTGCATGAAATCAGAAACACTAAGATGACCTTAACGCGGACTCAAATTGCAACTATATGTAATAAGGCGCTGGCATTAGAGCACTCGCCTATTTTAACAAAAAGCGTTTTGGACAGAGCTATGAACATAGAGCTAACGCCTATTTCTGATTTCAGAAACGATAAAATAATTGCGGCTTATCATCTAATAGAGAGAGATTATGCAATAAACAATGCGGCAGGTGTCTTTCTCACCTGGACCACTATCAAGAATTACTATACATCAGTGGAAAAGCATGACCCGCGGATTATTTACAAGTTGATCAACATTTTCACTCACCACAAAGCCTACAGAAAGGCTTGCAAGGAGTTAGTCGCGAGTCTGAGTCCTTATTTTTATTCCAATAATGCACTTTTACTGCCATCCTTAATCGATTACGCTACCAAGACGAATAATTTATCCTTAGCAAGGGAACTCATGAATAACGTTAACAAGTTTCTGGATAAAAATAATACACAGGTTGTTTTGTTTAGCAAACGATGTCTTTCATCGATGTTACGGATGCACCTAAAATTCAAAGATTCAAACGGTGTGGACCGAGTCCTGAAATATATACAAGAATCATTTGGAAAACCTTCAGAAGAGaatctttcttcgatagTATCTCATTTGGTAGAGATCAAATCATTCGACAACTTGAAAAAAGCTGTACAATTAGTGGACAGCTTTCCTACCAAGAGAGCTCTTTTAGCTTATGCCTCAATCATCAATAAAATCGTCGAATGGCAAATCGCTTCGGATGACAGATTTACCGCAGCATCGTTACCAGTAGTAGATAAACTGCTTCGCAGAGCCCATATTCAAGATCCCAATCACAAGAGCTCACTTTGGAATATCATCGCATCACTATTCATTAAAAAGATAGTACATCATCGAAATTTCCAACGAAAAACATTCAGTTCCAACCTCTACTCCAAGGGAAAAAAATTGGACACTGCAAATTTGGACCTTGCTAAACTACTGTACCTACGGAGCAAGAAAACCCAGAGGGACTCCAGCATGATTGACGTCAATCCATTCATAAGATCGAGTCCGCATAAAATCGTCTTAAAAATTACAGATGGCAATAGATTCGTCATACTTAGAAATATTGCATTGAATGCTATCAAGGGAAGACgcaaagatatctttcttTGGTGCTGTTCAGAACTATATCAACATGGTATGCCCGTGAAGGAATTACTACTCGATTGGAACATGATGCTTGACCACCAGATGAGACGAGCGAGCTTTCCTGAGAGAAAGCAAATAGATGAGAAACTCTCAATCGGAAAACTGGCCTTCATAAGTAAAAACTTGAAATAAAAGTCATCCTGCACCACCAGCTTTATAGATAGTGTAGTCGCATAAgttttcaaatcatcaCTTCCCTGGGCCAGGCAATCCCAGAACTTCTTTTGGTGGAGGAAGAGCCTTTTGAAACTCTCTGACAGTAATTTGGCAATTcacttctttgcaaagttCCTTCCTTTTATTCGGTGGTACCTTTTGCAAAAATTGGAGGCCTGAACTTCTCTCCAAAGCATCAATTGGCACCTGAAAATCCGTCAATTTGGTCTCATTAGGGATGACATCGTTAGGAAGGACGAAAGCCGCCACAGATATGTTATCAGTGTTTAAATTCCCAACCGGCTTTTCCACTACGATTAGCTTAAAGAAATGCGTGGGAACTGCAATGTTAGGTGGATTTCCAATTACTTCGTAGCAGACTTTGGTCTTCCCATCTACAGGATCCACTTTTGGTAAATAAAGAGGGCCTGTAACGACTCTCACGCTAGTATACTTCTTGGTCAATTGCCTACAAAAGTATTCCAGGTGCGCCCAATAGTCCCTGTTGAATCCATCTCCGACTTGGGGACTAATATTAGTCAAGAAAAAGGTCTCATCCATAGCCTTTTGAGTAAACTTGGCATTCGCAGCGGGAGCTTGGTGACCTCTATCGTATCCAGACCTAAAGTAATCTTTCAACTTCCCGCGAAATATCTCTGGAATTGCTTCATCCTCCTTAAAGAACGAAAACTTTCTGTCAGCATTCCTTGCAGCCAGTGATTCACTTGTTATATGTTCCACAACCCAGTACGGATTTCTTGTCTGTCTGTTGTAGCAAGAAACAAACTCATCTCTGCCCTGTAGATCATGGATTGGCCCTGGAAAGCCGTATTGAAAGAAACCAGAGGGATTCACACTTGATCCAACCAAACTAACGCTTCCATCTGGGCGACTGGGTGCAGGTTCTAGCTTCGATGGAACCGTCTGATCGCCAGCTGGGGCCTTCGATGATCTACCAAATAAATAATTGGCAATCCCACCACCGACTGCAGCACTGCCAAGAACAGTCGCTATATTTTTGTAACTCATAAATATAATATGCTAAGTAGATCGAAGACTATGTCGGATTGATGATTTACAGATGAGGTGAGTTCAAGACTTTTCAAGCGAGATTTATTACGCGGGCTATCTCTTATAAAAGTTGAAATCTCAATTATAATGCACATTGAAAAATCCCAGCTTCGTTAGCACACTAACAGTTGATAACTCTTGGGATCCTCAACGCCCGTATTTATGTAAAAAATCTTCCTTTATGTAAAAAATCTTCCTTCGGCAAACTCCTTTGCTGCCTTGATGTACTCCCGGCAATCGACCACCCGGTACGACCGAACCACAGTCGCTATGGAATGTATCGCTGATTGATACCAAACCAAAAGCAGAGACTTGGCATCAGACTCAGTTCGGACTTGCCTCGAGTCTTCGAGTGACATGTCAGCTAAAGGTCTTGATTACCATTTTTTGTCCTACGCCATGAAAACGTCTGTGGGTTCAATACCCACATTGGCATCAAACGAAGTTTTTCAACAATAGATCGGCTTTTCGTCCTGAGGGGCCGCTGCTACCAAATTCTGGGGATTTCTCTATGATGTGCTCGATGCGAGCTCTTTGCTTTTCGTCTAGAAGGCTGCTAGACGcaatcttgaagctttcctTGTCCATGGCTATGAGTGTCATCATTCTGCCTCCGACTCTCTCATCTGGCACTCCATCCTTTCCGCAGTATAAGAGCTCCAATGACAGTATTACAGCCATGGCTGTTGGTGCTGACTTTGGTTCAGTGTCCAGAACTCGCTTGACAAAATGTTGAACAAACTCAAACATCAGATCTACAGTCTGGGTGTCCTCTCTGCCAATGGATTTGAAAATCTCCAGGATCAGGTTTCTAATGATGTATCGGCAGGCGTGCTGACTCATTCCTTTGTTAACAAGTGACCTCAAGCCATGCATAGTTATTGCTTGAGTGTCGGAACTGCGCAGGCCCGATagaatcaaagaaatgaaCCTATTCAAATCACTTTCAGTGAAATAAGGATAGTTATTTGCTAGCAGGATAAAGCAGATCGCCAATTGATTAGTTAACTGTACCTGGTCAAACAAAGCTTTTTTTATCGATTCGAAAAAAGTCTGCATCAAACAACTATTCAGGCTTCCAGATAGTAGGTTTCGTGAGACGGACTTTAAAAGGGGTAAAACGATGGGAATCACCTCTTCCCGGGCGTCTGATTCAAAGATTTCCCCGATCATGAACAGCAAACAGGAGTACAAGtcgactttgaagaggtcGTCAAATTTACCCACATTTGATTCTAGGGCTGAGAAGGATGCGCGCAGCAAACGAacttcatcttctgctAAGCCTGCTGTTCTCGATACTTCATTCTCCAAACTGCTATACTTAATaaaaggaagaagctgtGCAATGGGCTTTATGAGAAGCCTCAGTAATTCGTACAGCTTGTCGATGCCTTGCAAAAAAGTGTCATGAGTGTCATTCTTCTTAACATATCTCATGATCAAATCATTGATTATCCGAACAAGCATCAGCTTTTCCTGATTATTTCCCATTGTCATGATTCGATCTAGGACGCCCACTATTTCCTCGTTTGTGCCGTCTTCGAACAGGAGATCCAGTGGAACACAACACATCAGCAAGCTATGCAACGCAGGTaaaatcttcatcaacacTTCATGATCGTCTAAAGATTTGACGACTATTTCCATGCATTGTATAAACAGAATTAACATGAAGCTTTCTGTCTCTGTTTTGCTCAAGCGCTGTAAAACCACGTCAGGATTTGCTTCAAGTACACAGCTTAATGCCACAACCATATTCAGCCAGGCGCCTTCAAAAAGCTCCAGTTTacttttctcaaaaaaaGACTCCTTGATATGCCCTCCGGTTAATTCATCTGTCTGCTTGCCCTCATATTTTACCATCGCATACTCTCTCAACGATATGATCCAAAGAGGCACTAATATATCCCAATAGTTCTCTGTGAACTCTCTGAGATTCAATTCATCAGTATTAACAGACTTTTCTGTCAACTCAGCCCAGGCGCTTAGGACTGAGAGctcaatttttttcttaGACTTTTGGGTCTCGATCAGCACATCTCCCAGTCTCACAGATGATTTGTTCTCATTAAAAATGCCAAGACAGTCGATGAGCAATTGAGAGACTCTATGCATTTCTTGTACCGTAGATATGCCGGAAGTGAGAATTTCCGCTGAAAGGTCTATGGCAGATACCACAATGTCAGGCGGAGTACCTGAGTTAAATGCGGGCATCATTGCGCTCACAATTTGGGCCTCCTGCTGCTGTAGCTCTGAGGGTCCGCTCTCACTGCTTCGTAAAGACGAGTTAGCTTTCAAAACTAGCCTCAGGATGTCCAATCCTAAAGATTTCACTGATGCTACACTGCTGGTAGAAGCCTGAAAAGCCAGTTTAATCAATTCTGGAATTTTTCGACTTAACAGTACGGATTTGCCCTCTCTTCGGGCAGAAGCTAAACATAAATGCTTCACCATTTTAAGTATCAGCAATCTTGCACGCCACGGAAGCAAATCAGAATTTTGCGAGCCGTCAAAATCAGCTAATTCGGCCTGCGCAATGGatttctcttcctcagaaGGAATTTCCTCGTCACCCTCTTTTTTAAACcttatcttcttcagtaaACCATTCAAGGTTCGGTAATAACTAAAGAAGAGTCGCCACTTGCTAATATGGAAAATCACGTAGAGTTTATCAAACCActtgatctcatcttctggGGATTGACCCATCCAGGTGAAAAGATAATTTTGGAGCTCTTTCGATGAAGGGGATAAAAAAAGCCATCTCCAACTGGAGTTCTCAAGATCCTGAGCGAATAGATGTCCCTTCTGAAGTTTCGTTagcaagcagaagagatcaaaacATTTCATGACGCTCAGGGAGCTGAATGAGTTGGGAATATttccatttttcaccaTAAAATGGCAGTTACAGCAAGCCGAGGAAAACCCGACGAGGATGGCGCCGTTCACAATTGATTCGGCCAGCTTTATAAAGATTCTATCATCCAAGCTGTTCtgattcttgaagattgcCAAATTCGCGTAAATTTCTAGTGCTAACAATTGGTGTGCCGTAGAATTGGAGATCGCAAGCCCATAAATCAAATATTTGAACCTTTCGCATACGTTAGCAGGGAGTTCTGAGATGTAAGCACCAATCGCCTCGCTCAAACTTTGGAGAATTAGTCCAACAGTCAAATGTGAATCGGTTTCCAGACAGTAGTTGTATCTAAGTACTGATGATCCATACATCCCATACGATGGATTGGTGGAGATATCTTCTAAACACCCAAGTAGGGTGGAAGCTGTTGTGTGGTCTATCGCAGCATGCTTATCTATGAGCAAGTGCATTGCCTTTAGAGACCAACAATGAACGACAGGATGAGGATCGCTGATGAGACTTAAAATGACATCAAATATTCTGCAAAAGGGCGCATCTGCTGGACGATACCTATATATATTGACCAAAGATAACGCTCGGAGCACCCGTGTGAAAGGTTCATCTACTTTTATCAGTCCGTCTATTAGAATATCGACCCGTTCGGTAACCATGTCTTTTCCTGCTCTATCTTCATCGCTGTTTCGATTAATAATACCACAAACAAGTCCTATACATTTGGCCTTCATCTCCGTCAACAAATGGTCATtatcaaatttgatcttATCCACCGATTTTAATAGCAGTTCGCCAACAGAGTGCTCTAAAGTAATCCCTTCTTCATGCATAACTTCAAGGGCTTTGTTTATAGATACCAGCGTGTTAGCAGCAATAGCGACGTTTCGTAAAGTTGAAGTGGTTCTGCAAAACATTGAGGAATTCAGAGTTTCAATGATGGAGTATTTTATCTTGTCATTCAGGAACGGAAACTTTAACGAAAAAACCTCCATCGATGCATCAATCAACGCAGTTGTGATCTTGGGGCTGCATTTGTCCGATGACGAGTATCCTCCAGCGCAATAAAGCGTTAGCAGATAATCTTGAGAAAGTGCACAGGAAATTGGCTTTGTAATCTCATTCTCAAATTCGAAATTCCAACTCCATTGTTTGGATTCAAAACTCAAATGCTGCCTGAGCTCGCCGTGATCTTTTACATAAAGCTCTGAAACGTTTGCTCCTGAAAGCCTGCTTGAAAGCCCGTAGGCAAAACCGTCGTCTTGGCGTAACAGAGTGACTACCGATGGTTCTCCAAAATTTGGTGTTTGCTCTGAGCTTGATTTCTTCCCATCTGCAACAGAGGTCAGCGATTCAATTAGAGAGTGAGTACCTTCGCTGTAAAGATTGGGATCTGAAAAGTTTTTCATGATTAAAATTAACAAAGAGCTATTAAAGTCATCTTTGATGTATTTGTGAAGCCGGAGATGGATCTGCAGTAGTCTTAGTTCATTTGTGAGCAGCGCTTTGTCGATTTTAtcagatttttcaattaTGGCATGATTAAAGCTGGAACATTTGGTCAATAAGTAAGAAACTTGTTTTGCAACAGCCTTGTTTCCAATGCTATCATTACCCAAGAAAGCCAATAGACATGTCAGAGCATGATTCCTTATCTCTAGATTTCTGTACAAGTCGTCTTCATGACGGGAACTGTAGTTGTGCGTGAGCAGCACcttccaaaagagaaaaagctgTGAGGACTGCATCTGCAAATATCGATCATCCTTGTAGTTCATACATCCTATTAACAGAATCCAGCAAAGTAGATTTTTGGAATAGAGAGGTGTGgttgtcgtcgtcgtaTGGTTTTTGATGAAGGAGGTAGCAAATACAGTAATCCTCATAATTAGCTCGAATGAAACATAGTCCTTATCAGCACAGGCAATCAAATTGGCAATGACTAGAGCATGACCATGATTCGCAGTATAGAGAAAATTATCATCCTGCTTGAAATTCTTTGAAAGGGCATTCAAGGATCCTTCTATTGTTCCACTCAGATATTGTGGGAAGTTAGATAAGAAAAGCTTGAGGACCGCACTGGCGTGTATCCGAAGAGTGAAATTATCGCAAATGCTCAACCTTATGAGAGTCTTCTTAACCTCGTCAACAAGGTGCTTTTCGTTACCAAAGCAGGACGAAAGTTCagacagcagcagctgtGCCAGGTCTAAGAGGGCTAAATTGAGCCACAGATTTTCAGGATCGCTGTTTATTGTGTAGTCGCTAGTTGTGTCAGCCGCACTCTGGCTGGGGCTCAGCAGTTGTAAAACGATTAGATTCTTGGAGGACTCTTCTATCTTGGGTAACAACAGCGTATGCATATAAACAAAATACCGTAAACTCCTCGACATCGAATCTACCCTATGATTGGAGGTACATGAAGGACTGAATATAGAGCTTGCTAAAGTCCTGACAATCTCCAAATATTGGGAGCCTTCGAAAAAGCTTATGTCGGCTGACAAGCATAATCCAAGGAAGTGCACAATCGACTCAAAAGTCCCAGCTTGAGCATCTCGAGTGACTGATCGCTCAAATAACGTTGCGTAGAACTGAAGAATTTGCTCAATACCTAAAACCtctgatatcttgaaatAATCAAACATAACCTCGGCTAGTGTCCTCGCGACGACATGGCGTGAGAAGTCATTGACGAATCCCAGCGGCCCTAGTTCGCCTTCAGAGTAGTTGGCTAGTATGGCATTTTCCAAGTTATGCTTATTGTCCTTCACAAAAGATTCTCGCCGAAAGTGGTACGACCAGATTTCCATTATGGCTGAAACCATGTCAGTTGAAAACTCCTGTCTATCCGAGCATATAGCTTCAAAGACTTTCTTGGACAGCTTGGAAAACTTGGGAAAATATTCATGGTAAAAGGAAGAACCGCCCACGTTCTTTAAAATTGCCTTAAGGAGCTGCATTAGAGAAGTAGCGAAAGTTGCATGAGCATACTTACTTTTCTCCAttatcttcttgagattTTTAAAGATAATTCCAAAAAGAAGCGGAGCCAAGGAAGATAACTGCTGATTAAACGTTTCATAGAACTGTATCAGGGCGATACATGCCATTTCCTTGGCAGCCGATCGAATATAGCTGCGCTTCTTGCTTgacttctttttcttcttctctgttACTTCGATTGTAACGTCATCTTCCGCTAAAACTGTTGCTAACAATTCTGCTGAGTCATAAATTCTGCCAGGTCTAACCTTCTCCAGTCGCGTCAGATACAGTCCGTATAAATGAGAGAGAGCTTGGAAGACATAGTACGAATCTAGTTGTTCGTCCTCTGGTAGGCCCGCATTGTACCTTATAAAGGCATCGATTTCAGCACAAACGCCCAAAAATTCTTCGCAACGGctatcatcatctttcaaagcctcTTCTGCGTTCACTTCTTCCAATTTTAAGGCGAcccaagaaagaagagcGTGTTTCTTGTTAACTGACGACTCGATTCTTTCAACCAACTTAGCTTCACTCATCCGTCATAAGTTAGGAGAAGAGTAACCAGAAAAGCAGATAATGGTGTCAACTTCTGCACCCGTAacaccagcagcagttcttgaacaatGACCGCCGTTTTCTATCAAGTCAACGCGAGGTCCACTTTCTAAGGCTACATAGAGATAATCGAAATAATGTTGGCAAGAATTTTATCACTTTCAAAGATAGGTCTAGGACCTGACACCTGGCCt includes:
- a CDS encoding Zn(II)2Cys6 transcription factor domain-containing protein, producing the protein MVVPSEKKPLRSCARCRKNKIKCDSFIRRPEPCSSCVKKGVECHVDYVNPPQRSQEMKVLFDNIKYAKERISSLCAVYDRLLEDAHVGRSDMQVRKLDSPTRILKILDKFYLFVIDEDAGSFYVNNYKIDLRLLEESFEHFRKLISKSLEIYVTWENVRDIEGRELDLFISQFSLESMVENNQLLLLICILNFYFDIPGLDYLKIYNHVVDSYCDGASKNGTAGSKFLSKSLLAKLVIGDSYGWHFHSEMFIKHFTVYLFLHVVLYGPQHFMACFMDRYIRILESLRKKINFDKNWEVKWVNFYIRLLNLVESRASGEEGRSVDEVVLEVMLNDVYEKDDLLSSFICLVNIDQYLVERRAWPLGNFSKSVLHRICKRVGNVLAMDFSGTERPSFLELLFAQLLSLNKLLCINNHFACDLDDQRMNGFNQQVYVEVGDRQMEAAYSCQAEYHLVSGYDENENGYALKLAGPVVGKHRCRLSSRCLIDIVESDLDAYRNRDDMALKILKSSCLLIWSLYEHVIYYETLNRVLYYVPFEWNAQLLLETSGLVCQHDDQRARVKLARENNGAKGDAGIDRILNDVDWMKESADDVLRKIHGVLN
- the PEX2 gene encoding ubiquitin-protein ligase peroxin 2 (ancestral locus Anc_1.124), encoding MSRVAQLDSTALDQELHSLFRTELSQNLDIHKNEEEWHFVLDTLVFFFGSKFFQKAHQTKTYGSELSGVTYNCKRRTLYIVAILSSYLGSKISKKVYSTTDGTVWSRLKPLYVYLSHFYSAADLVNFACFLLSTGQSDFKYLTPIHRLLGASSSTDTYNPVSFYHNTVYAGIEFQNRQLLWNAILEFFNATLLNNARWLNGRRQRPSTTKMSAQLPEICARCQELPTNPFQIQCCQANYCYVCVIRAIDSKCCDNCSSSTNLRAEPIY
- the CBP1 gene encoding Cbp1p (ancestral locus Anc_1.125), which encodes MTEAYTVRLKNLLVYVELLEQLRSKGQIGGPLSSHLALHLVAMLPRFLTCHSLHNTLHRSLYSTTLVKVPRTRSFSDSTDHSAEKVLGIIQNSKKLVNNEKPAFRDYWKFVSTTKNTANSVLRRIPIDSIAQFVNANKLNSSTVRGFYRREMIYNLHCDFQKIQELAEKLHIDPELIKSKTDILAFCINDSIKTKDIMIAVEVYLLYYKLYETEPLNNDLCQSIISALAFENPRYDHIHLLKFLELDHLHEIRNTKMTLTRTQIATICNKALALEHSPILTKSVLDRAMNIELTPISDFRNDKIIAAYHLIERDYAINNAAGVFLTWTTIKNYYTSVEKHDPRIIYKLINIFTHHKAYRKACKELVASLSPYFYSNNALLLPSLIDYATKTNNLSLARELMNNVNKFLDKNNTQVVLFSKRCLSSMLRMHLKFKDSNGVDRVLKYIQESFGKPSEENLSSIVSHLVEIKSFDNLKKAVQLVDSFPTKRALLAYASIINKIVEWQIASDDRFTAASLPVVDKLLRRAHIQDPNHKSSLWNIIASLFIKKIVHHRNFQRKTFSSNLYSKGKKLDTANLDLAKLLYLRSKKTQRDSSMIDVNPFIRSSPHKIVLKITDGNRFVILRNIALNAIKGRRKDIFLWCCSELYQHGMPVKELLLDWNMMLDHQMRRASFPERKQIDEKLSIGKLAFISKNLK
- the NUC1 gene encoding ribonuclease (ancestral locus Anc_1.126) yields the protein MSYKNIATVLGSAAVGGGIANYLFGRSSKAPAGDQTVPSKLEPAPSRPDGSVSLVGSSVNPSGFFQYGFPGPIHDLQGRDEFVSCYNRQTRNPYWVVEHITSESLAARNADRKFSFFKEDEAIPEIFRGKLKDYFRSGYDRGHQAPAANAKFTQKAMDETFFLTNISPQVGDGFNRDYWAHLEYFCRQLTKKYTSVRVVTGPLYLPKVDPVDGKTKVCYEVIGNPPNIAVPTHFFKLIVVEKPVGNLNTDNISVAAFVLPNDVIPNETKLTDFQVPIDALERSSGLQFLQKVPPNKRKELCKEVNCQITVREFQKALPPPKEVLGLPGPGK